A window of the Bacteroides thetaiotaomicron VPI-5482 genome harbors these coding sequences:
- a CDS encoding SusC/RagA family TonB-linked outer membrane protein — protein sequence MNKINYILITLLLGGSVSLNAQTSKAASEMQLADTLSIGYQMNVSSRTSSYSINGVNASAFEKSPYIDISKALYGKVAGLNVYQGTGSSADNVSTLSIHGNAPLVLIDGFPRDISDITSMEIESCYVLKDAAAAALYGMRGANGVVLITTKRGISNGLKVNVDYNFGVNTQFRSPDFADAYTYANALNTALSGDGLPARYNAQELDAFRTGIYPYDYPNVDWWNETLNNTGLTHNLKMSFSGGSDKFRFYTVVDYYRDRSMLKKNTEDTRFDTTPTDTRLTVRTNLDVKVTESTLLKAGIVGRLKEFRGTRYGRSAIFNKIYGIPSAAFPIRYENGIYGGSSVYGTGNPVALLKDYGHIRNVYGTLLADLSIRQDLSALTKGLAAEASVSFDNIGGMNETTNKEYRYMNSNASITSDGTLVTTPAIYGTDSETLGHTQPFERLMLRSDFQAKVDYNRTFGKHQVGGALIYDMQSVVKNGRNNSQKNQSVLVNATYTYDNRYSLNAVFNRSGSAYLPDGDKYSNYPAVSAAWIVSNEAFMEKVTPINLFKIRASYGLSGWDGNLSHELWRQSYGSGGAGYNFGVNAGGQSGGSEGDLPVIGLVAEKSQKATFGFDLAAFDNRLNATVEGFYEKRSDILVSGANSTSGIIGITVGQVNEGIYKYKGVDASLSWNDKIGDFHYGIGASMSYLNTEVVNVNQAYQEYDYLYTKGNRIGQMYGLEAIGFFNSQQEINNSPQQTFSDVAPGDVKYKDQNGDNRIDEKDIVKMFGSSVPRFYFGFNLNFSYKRLELSADFQGMTGVTVSLLNSPLYSPLVSNGNISNTFLNEEISWTPENKTNATMPRLTTQENLNNYRASSLWYRDGSFLKLRNLLVAYTFPKSQTRFADLKVFVQGTNLFSLDNIHFADPEQLGIAYPSTRSYWAGIKLNF from the coding sequence ATGAATAAAATAAATTATATATTAATCACTCTGCTCCTGGGAGGTTCGGTATCCCTGAATGCACAGACATCGAAAGCTGCTTCGGAAATGCAGCTGGCAGATACACTGAGCATCGGCTACCAGATGAACGTATCTTCCCGGACCAGCAGTTACTCTATCAACGGAGTCAATGCTTCCGCATTCGAAAAATCCCCGTACATAGATATCAGCAAAGCTTTGTATGGAAAAGTGGCAGGTCTGAATGTATATCAGGGTACAGGCTCGTCAGCCGATAACGTATCCACCCTCTCTATACACGGAAATGCCCCGCTAGTATTAATTGATGGTTTCCCACGTGATATCAGTGACATCACTTCGATGGAAATCGAATCATGCTACGTTCTGAAAGATGCGGCAGCCGCTGCTCTCTACGGTATGCGTGGTGCGAATGGAGTAGTACTGATCACGACTAAACGCGGAATAAGCAATGGTCTGAAGGTAAATGTGGACTATAATTTCGGTGTCAATACCCAATTCCGTTCTCCGGACTTCGCAGATGCCTATACGTATGCGAACGCTCTTAACACCGCATTAAGCGGAGACGGTCTGCCTGCACGCTACAATGCGCAGGAACTGGATGCTTTCCGGACAGGAATCTATCCGTATGATTATCCGAATGTAGACTGGTGGAATGAAACGCTGAACAACACAGGATTGACCCACAACCTGAAAATGTCTTTCAGCGGAGGTAGTGACAAATTCCGTTTTTACACGGTAGTTGACTATTACCGGGATCGCTCCATGTTGAAGAAAAACACGGAAGATACACGTTTCGACACTACACCTACAGACACACGTCTGACCGTACGTACCAATCTGGACGTAAAAGTGACGGAAAGCACATTGCTGAAAGCCGGCATTGTAGGCAGACTGAAAGAATTCAGAGGTACCCGCTATGGACGCAGCGCTATTTTCAACAAAATCTATGGCATTCCATCCGCTGCATTCCCCATTCGTTATGAGAATGGCATTTATGGAGGTAGTTCTGTGTACGGAACCGGTAATCCGGTAGCTCTGTTGAAAGACTACGGACACATCCGTAACGTATACGGAACACTACTCGCCGACCTAAGCATCCGTCAGGATTTAAGTGCATTGACCAAAGGGCTGGCAGCCGAAGCATCCGTCTCTTTCGATAATATCGGAGGAATGAATGAAACCACCAATAAAGAGTATCGTTACATGAACAGCAATGCAAGTATCACCAGCGATGGTACACTGGTGACAACTCCTGCCATTTATGGTACAGACTCCGAAACACTGGGACATACACAGCCTTTCGAAAGGCTGATGCTACGCAGCGATTTCCAGGCAAAGGTGGATTATAACCGCACTTTTGGCAAACATCAGGTGGGAGGAGCATTGATTTATGATATGCAGTCTGTTGTCAAAAACGGCAGAAACAACTCTCAGAAGAATCAGTCTGTGCTGGTGAACGCCACATATACTTACGACAACCGTTACAGCCTCAATGCCGTATTTAACCGTTCGGGATCAGCTTACCTGCCCGACGGAGACAAATACTCGAACTATCCTGCCGTTTCCGCTGCATGGATCGTTTCCAACGAAGCATTTATGGAAAAGGTGACACCGATCAATCTCTTTAAGATTCGCGCCTCTTACGGTCTGTCCGGATGGGACGGCAATCTGAGCCACGAACTATGGCGTCAGTCTTATGGCAGCGGCGGTGCCGGTTATAACTTCGGAGTGAATGCCGGAGGACAGTCCGGTGGCAGTGAAGGCGATCTGCCGGTTATCGGCCTGGTAGCGGAAAAATCACAGAAAGCGACTTTCGGATTTGATCTCGCTGCTTTTGATAATCGTTTGAATGCAACAGTAGAAGGTTTCTACGAAAAACGTTCGGATATACTTGTGTCAGGTGCCAATTCTACTTCCGGTATTATCGGTATCACAGTAGGTCAGGTGAACGAAGGAATCTATAAATACAAAGGAGTGGATGCTTCTTTGAGTTGGAATGATAAGATCGGTGATTTCCATTATGGTATTGGTGCTAGCATGTCATATCTGAATACAGAGGTAGTCAATGTAAACCAGGCATATCAGGAATACGACTACCTGTATACCAAGGGCAACCGTATCGGACAGATGTACGGCCTGGAAGCTATCGGCTTCTTCAACAGCCAGCAGGAAATCAACAACAGTCCGCAACAAACCTTCTCGGACGTAGCTCCCGGTGACGTGAAATACAAAGATCAGAACGGTGACAACCGCATCGACGAGAAAGACATTGTGAAAATGTTCGGTTCATCTGTTCCACGCTTCTATTTCGGATTCAATCTGAACTTCTCATACAAGAGACTGGAGCTTTCCGCTGATTTCCAGGGAATGACCGGAGTCACTGTTTCATTGCTCAACAGTCCGCTTTATAGTCCACTTGTAAGCAATGGCAACATTTCAAATACATTCCTGAATGAAGAAATAAGCTGGACACCGGAGAATAAGACCAATGCAACCATGCCGAGACTGACTACTCAAGAAAACTTGAATAACTATCGCGCCAGCTCACTGTGGTACCGTGACGGTTCATTCCTGAAACTGCGTAACCTATTGGTAGCTTATACTTTCCCGAAATCGCAGACTCGCTTTGCCGACCTGAAAGTATTCGTACAAGGCACCAATCTGTTCTCATTAGACAATATCCATTTTGCCGATCCGGAACAACTTGGCATCGCTTATCCGTCGACAAGAAGTTATTGGGCAGGTATCAAACTTAATTTTTAA
- a CDS encoding RagB/SusD family nutrient uptake outer membrane protein: protein MRTKYILLTILSSLVFASCNYLDFDETNNLKTKEDMYKYFGTSKSMLTHVYSYMPQGYQLFATSGGIFTEDRYSMRDCASDDGEFGAYADNIQNTNNGNWSPIKTYDDSWTLYRGIRAANSFIAEIAQVDFTRYEHDGQYTNWMKQLKYFPYEARVLRAHYFFELARRYGDIAMPLEVLTEEEANTIGKTPFSEVISFIVSECDDAANNLPDSYVNEPGAEIGRVTKGFAMAVKSKALLYAASKLHNPSMDTELWKKSAKAAIDIINTGLYSLDPQESANNLDSKEVVLMRINGDDSDFEMFNLPLRMTAGTRTSSLIPYSNYPSQNLVDAFETVNGYKVTLENTGWVCEDPAFDPQSPYENRDKRFYRAILANGMSFKDYTIETFKGGADDGIVSQGGSPTGYFLRKYIQEATSFEPGKEAVSKHHWVIYRYAETLLTYAESMVNAFNDVNYTDETYKYSALWAINEVRKNADMPLIPSMGKDEFMERLYNEWRVEFAFEDHRFWDVRRWKIADTTQRELYGVKIEKQADGTFNFYKNLYETRNWRDCMYLYPIPQSELYKNTNLNPQNTGW, encoded by the coding sequence ATGAGAACCAAATACATACTCTTAACCATTTTGTCTTCGTTGGTCTTTGCTTCGTGCAACTACCTTGACTTTGATGAAACGAACAACCTGAAGACAAAAGAAGACATGTACAAGTATTTCGGTACAAGCAAATCAATGCTTACCCACGTATACTCATACATGCCACAAGGCTACCAACTGTTTGCGACCTCCGGCGGAATTTTCACCGAAGACAGATATTCCATGCGCGACTGTGCCAGTGATGACGGCGAATTCGGAGCCTATGCAGATAATATCCAGAATACCAATAACGGTAACTGGTCGCCTATTAAAACTTATGACGATTCATGGACCCTGTATCGCGGTATACGTGCTGCCAACAGCTTTATAGCAGAGATTGCCCAAGTGGACTTCACACGCTACGAGCACGACGGACAATATACAAACTGGATGAAGCAGCTGAAATATTTCCCTTACGAAGCCAGAGTGCTGCGGGCACACTACTTCTTTGAACTGGCACGCCGCTACGGTGACATCGCCATGCCATTGGAAGTACTGACTGAAGAGGAAGCCAATACAATCGGCAAGACACCATTCAGCGAAGTTATCAGCTTCATTGTCAGTGAATGCGACGACGCTGCCAATAACTTGCCGGACAGCTATGTAAACGAACCGGGAGCAGAAATCGGCAGAGTGACCAAAGGCTTTGCAATGGCAGTAAAGTCAAAAGCACTGCTATATGCTGCCAGTAAGCTACATAATCCTTCTATGGATACCGAATTGTGGAAAAAGTCTGCCAAAGCAGCAATAGATATTATCAACACAGGGCTTTACTCTCTCGACCCCCAGGAGAGTGCCAACAACCTCGACTCAAAAGAAGTTGTACTGATGAGGATCAATGGTGATGACTCGGACTTCGAAATGTTTAATCTCCCGCTTCGCATGACTGCGGGAACACGCACTTCCAGTCTTATCCCATACAGCAATTACCCATCACAAAACCTTGTGGACGCATTCGAGACAGTCAACGGTTACAAAGTAACCCTAGAAAACACAGGATGGGTTTGCGAAGACCCTGCATTTGACCCGCAATCACCTTATGAGAATCGTGACAAACGTTTCTACCGCGCTATTCTTGCCAACGGAATGTCGTTTAAAGACTACACCATTGAAACCTTCAAAGGTGGCGCCGACGACGGAATCGTATCACAAGGCGGTTCACCGACAGGATACTTCCTGCGCAAGTACATTCAGGAAGCTACTAGCTTTGAACCGGGTAAAGAAGCTGTCAGCAAGCATCATTGGGTGATTTACCGCTATGCGGAAACATTACTAACGTATGCGGAATCTATGGTCAACGCTTTCAATGATGTCAATTACACAGATGAGACTTATAAGTATTCTGCTCTGTGGGCTATCAATGAAGTGAGAAAGAATGCCGATATGCCGTTGATTCCTTCCATGGGAAAAGATGAATTCATGGAACGCCTGTACAATGAATGGCGTGTAGAGTTTGCTTTCGAAGATCATCGTTTCTGGGATGTACGGAGATGGAAGATTGCCGATACTACCCAACGGGAACTATACGGAGTAAAGATCGAGAAGCAAGCGGACGGTACGTTCAACTTCTACAAGAACCTTTACGAAACCCGTAACTGGAGAGATTGCATGTATCTGTATCCGATCCCTCAAAGCGAACTATACAAGAATACAAACTTAAATCCTCAAAACACAGGATGGTAA
- a CDS encoding BACON domain-containing protein has translation MKKLYSNTLMQLILALCTFSFVACQEFDIDSQPEGPLNIQIDALESYTALATSPSNVVFNISSNTPWTIESDQQWCKPTPSMSAASSLVSEIVVTMENNTGKKARTAKLTIKAEGVEGTKVVTIEQASKEDLVVIPYDQIVPTVGGTISFNIVSNKPFQIIPSTQFVEQISPASGDGNEDGNKIPITITIPENTGGVRTAEITVKTEFQEKSFTITQDGIIIEPKNEEEKTNQLNGMGGEKNIEINSSVEWKVEVPAEFKEWLSAEADGNNLTLKAGYNNLFITRVGHVLLYPKSNVPGFEGVPVEVRQPRNMWADGAEDIDPETGYATIRSNAQNRYVPNFSYGKGKIVWNFESVNMPAGTDGFLYLNGDTWHWNGAANGAGWIQIRIYPQDSTTKSSFKLHYDWTAEEFTLEESMNDIKTIELDTKVDPEDATKVNVTFSINGKVYYSGKKHNAFDLDGHKGVIFYSGFSGPFSPECTIVFKSLDYEVYE, from the coding sequence ATGAAAAAGTTATATAGCAACACGTTAATGCAACTGATTCTTGCACTGTGCACATTCAGTTTTGTAGCATGCCAGGAGTTTGACATCGACTCACAGCCGGAAGGTCCTCTCAATATCCAGATAGATGCTTTGGAGTCTTATACTGCTTTGGCAACTTCTCCAAGCAATGTAGTGTTCAACATCAGCTCCAACACTCCCTGGACGATCGAAAGTGACCAGCAGTGGTGCAAGCCGACTCCTTCGATGAGTGCAGCCAGCTCACTTGTGTCGGAGATTGTGGTGACAATGGAAAACAATACAGGAAAGAAAGCACGTACAGCCAAACTGACTATCAAGGCAGAAGGCGTTGAAGGCACCAAGGTAGTTACTATCGAGCAGGCTTCGAAAGAAGATTTAGTAGTAATTCCTTACGACCAGATTGTGCCGACAGTAGGTGGAACCATCTCTTTCAATATTGTGTCAAACAAGCCATTCCAAATAATTCCTTCCACACAGTTTGTAGAACAAATCTCTCCGGCTTCGGGCGATGGTAATGAAGATGGCAACAAAATTCCCATAACCATCACAATACCAGAAAATACAGGAGGTGTAAGAACAGCTGAAATCACTGTCAAGACAGAGTTTCAGGAGAAATCATTCACCATTACACAAGACGGTATCATCATCGAGCCCAAGAATGAAGAAGAAAAAACCAACCAACTGAATGGCATGGGCGGAGAGAAAAACATCGAAATCAACTCCAGCGTAGAGTGGAAAGTAGAGGTTCCTGCCGAATTTAAGGAATGGCTAAGTGCCGAAGCTGATGGTAATAATCTGACGCTTAAAGCAGGATACAACAATTTGTTTATTACAAGAGTGGGACATGTGTTGCTTTATCCCAAGAGCAATGTTCCGGGATTTGAAGGTGTACCCGTTGAAGTGAGACAGCCTAGAAATATGTGGGCAGACGGAGCCGAAGATATTGACCCGGAAACAGGATATGCAACCATACGAAGCAATGCGCAAAATAGATATGTGCCCAACTTCTCTTATGGAAAGGGGAAAATCGTTTGGAACTTTGAAAGCGTCAATATGCCTGCCGGAACGGATGGATTCCTTTACCTGAATGGTGACACATGGCACTGGAATGGTGCAGCAAACGGTGCAGGTTGGATACAAATCAGAATTTATCCGCAAGATTCAACAACAAAATCCAGTTTTAAACTTCACTACGACTGGACAGCTGAAGAATTTACGCTGGAAGAAAGCATGAACGACATCAAAACCATTGAGTTAGATACCAAAGTTGATCCGGAAGACGCGACAAAAGTAAACGTAACATTCTCTATCAACGGAAAAGTATACTATTCCGGTAAGAAACACAATGCCTTTGACTTGGATGGACATAAAGGCGTAATATTCTATTCCGGATTCAGCGGTCCATTCTCACCGGAATGTACCATCGTCTTTAAGTCGTTAGACTATGAAGTTTATGAATAA
- a CDS encoding BACON domain-containing protein: protein MKSDKLHKIAFLGLFTLLAAVPVLQSCDDDEKQKAVDLRYRVEDSYLLPADGTTDELSVTFQVKSTDPWEIFGENKGDWYAISPATGDNPEKTYDVTIKCEENTSLDDRTEVINIKSDYWTGKKFTLTQKGTAYLEYEGVDMIEKNGNVPEVFSVLSNQKWTAKVTDGEEWLSISQGASGMENGTVELKATPNTGAMRYGVVTLYDRNGDKQQEVNITQDGVQIEPAQPENGKWYEVEAVGGKLTIHVVANSRWGVTKEIPSDETWYEFEQTEFNGSADLVINVAEYSTSSSVRNGTIILSSLSDEEGIEPVTTTIRIKQASSESSRTTVNEENREVSGDYYFGSQLMPGRYNIYIGPFNGNMNMFFMINATPWTEFRWHVAGGKSDLSTTPWSQKVFSGAAGTVKTLDTNADNKLGWNILQEENETGTWIRVEWYLNDEFIISTISDGTQDWKVPGNILVEKGGQIMVRCNDGTLPLRKWEYIEPLKWGE from the coding sequence ATGAAATCTGATAAATTACATAAAATAGCCTTCTTAGGACTTTTCACACTACTGGCAGCAGTTCCTGTGTTGCAAAGCTGTGATGACGATGAGAAGCAAAAGGCTGTCGACCTGCGCTACCGTGTAGAAGACTCATATCTACTACCCGCCGACGGCACAACCGATGAACTGAGCGTCACTTTCCAGGTGAAATCAACCGATCCATGGGAAATATTCGGAGAAAACAAAGGTGACTGGTATGCCATTTCACCAGCCACGGGTGATAACCCGGAAAAGACATACGATGTAACCATCAAATGTGAGGAAAATACCAGCTTGGACGATCGTACTGAGGTCATTAACATCAAGAGCGATTATTGGACCGGTAAAAAATTCACACTGACTCAAAAAGGTACTGCCTACTTAGAGTACGAAGGAGTGGATATGATTGAAAAAAACGGAAATGTGCCCGAAGTGTTCAGTGTGCTTAGCAATCAAAAGTGGACAGCCAAGGTGACTGATGGAGAAGAGTGGCTTTCCATCAGTCAAGGAGCTTCCGGAATGGAAAACGGTACAGTGGAACTGAAAGCAACCCCCAATACCGGTGCCATGCGTTACGGAGTGGTAACTTTATATGACCGCAATGGTGACAAACAACAGGAAGTGAACATCACCCAAGATGGTGTACAGATTGAACCCGCACAGCCCGAAAACGGCAAGTGGTATGAAGTGGAAGCTGTGGGCGGAAAGCTGACTATTCACGTAGTAGCCAATTCACGCTGGGGAGTTACGAAAGAGATTCCGTCAGACGAAACATGGTATGAATTTGAGCAAACCGAATTTAATGGAAGTGCCGATTTGGTTATCAATGTAGCAGAATACAGCACTAGCTCTTCGGTACGCAACGGAACCATCATTCTCTCTTCCCTCAGTGATGAAGAAGGAATAGAACCGGTGACTACTACCATACGAATCAAACAAGCCAGTTCAGAATCATCAAGAACTACCGTGAACGAAGAAAACAGAGAGGTGAGCGGAGATTATTACTTTGGCAGCCAACTGATGCCTGGACGATATAATATCTACATCGGACCGTTCAACGGCAACATGAATATGTTCTTCATGATTAATGCCACTCCGTGGACCGAATTCCGTTGGCACGTGGCAGGCGGAAAGAGTGACCTCAGCACTACTCCATGGAGCCAGAAAGTATTTAGCGGTGCAGCCGGAACGGTGAAAACACTGGATACGAATGCTGACAATAAGTTGGGATGGAATATCCTGCAAGAAGAAAATGAAACCGGTACATGGATTAGGGTAGAATGGTACCTCAACGATGAGTTTATCATTTCCACTATCTCCGATGGTACCCAGGACTGGAAAGTACCAGGAAATATTCTTGTTGAGAAAGGTGGACAGATCATGGTGCGCTGCAACGATGGCACACTGCCGCTACGCAAATGGGAATACATCGAACCGCTGAAGTGGGGCGAATAG
- a CDS encoding DUF4971 domain-containing protein yields MMKRKILLILNMAIIGFSTAACSDDETNYITPEKKYPLTDFAVAVNNVSANTTSYYHGKIDQTTHRVEIGTIEDANTITGVDYTLMSDGATISPDPATFVHNWKKEQTVTVTTEDNQTTTYTIVLTKFDDTMKDVLFMDEFDVDGNPDPTKWVLCQKAGSDWNDEMSESYDQAYVKDGRLILKAEKIGDEYKAGGIETQGKFDFTFGRVEVKAKITSYPNGAFPAIWMMPKKYIYDGWPNCGEIDIMEHVKQESAIHHTIHTHYTYDLNIKDPSNTAQVTCNYQDWNIYALEWSEDKLTFFVNGQETFSYSNLKLENEAEMKQWPFTKDSSFYLILNMGLGGDRPGSWAGPIDDANLPAIMEIDWVKITKLDK; encoded by the coding sequence ATGATGAAAAGAAAAATATTACTTATACTGAACATGGCAATCATCGGATTTTCCACTGCTGCCTGTTCGGATGATGAGACCAATTACATCACTCCGGAAAAGAAATATCCGCTCACTGATTTTGCCGTAGCAGTAAATAATGTGTCAGCGAATACGACTTCCTATTATCATGGGAAGATAGACCAGACAACCCACAGAGTGGAAATCGGTACGATCGAGGATGCCAATACCATCACCGGCGTAGACTATACGCTAATGAGCGATGGAGCCACCATCTCACCGGACCCGGCAACATTTGTACACAACTGGAAAAAAGAGCAGACAGTGACCGTCACCACCGAAGACAATCAAACAACGACCTATACTATCGTACTGACCAAGTTTGACGACACCATGAAGGACGTTCTCTTCATGGACGAGTTCGATGTGGACGGCAATCCGGACCCGACCAAATGGGTACTCTGCCAGAAAGCAGGCTCCGACTGGAACGACGAAATGTCCGAAAGTTATGACCAGGCTTACGTAAAAGACGGCAGACTTATACTGAAAGCCGAAAAAATAGGTGATGAATACAAAGCCGGCGGTATCGAAACGCAAGGTAAGTTTGACTTCACCTTCGGACGGGTGGAAGTAAAAGCCAAAATCACCAGTTACCCCAATGGCGCATTCCCCGCTATCTGGATGATGCCGAAGAAATATATCTATGACGGATGGCCGAATTGCGGAGAAATCGATATCATGGAACATGTGAAACAGGAATCCGCGATCCATCATACGATACATACTCACTACACGTATGATTTGAACATCAAAGATCCGTCCAACACCGCACAAGTAACTTGCAATTATCAGGATTGGAACATCTACGCTTTAGAATGGAGCGAAGACAAACTGACTTTCTTCGTCAATGGACAGGAGACTTTCTCTTACTCAAACCTGAAACTGGAGAATGAAGCAGAAATGAAGCAATGGCCGTTCACAAAAGATTCTTCATTCTATCTCATCCTGAACATGGGATTAGGAGGAGACAGACCGGGCTCATGGGCAGGTCCTATCGATGATGCCAACTTACCTGCCATCATGGAAATTGACTGGGTAAAAATAACCAAGTTAGATAAATAG
- a CDS encoding glycosyl hydrolase family 18 protein, which translates to MKHVLYALLTAVSILFTSCGPSSNTNNPQVPNVPQPQPQPQPEVTQKVVIGYLALDDWEFESLFPTIEWKYLTHINASFARVKADGTLNINPVRKRIESVRETAHKHNVKILISLAKNSPGEFTTAINDPKARKELIQQIIAFTKEYKLDGFDIDYEEYDNWDKNFPSLLVFARGLYLAKEKNMLMTCAVNSRWLNYGTEWEQYFDYINLMSYDRGAFTDKPVQHASYDDFVKDLKYWNEQCRASKSKIVGGLPFYGYSWEESLQGAVDDVRGIRYSGILKHLGNEAADKDNIGKTYYNGRPTIANKCKFIKENDYAGVMIWQLFQDAHNDNYDLKLINVVGREMME; encoded by the coding sequence ATGAAACATGTATTATACGCATTATTAACGGCTGTAAGCATTTTATTCACTAGTTGCGGACCCTCTTCTAATACCAACAACCCACAGGTGCCCAATGTGCCTCAACCGCAGCCTCAGCCCCAACCGGAAGTCACCCAGAAAGTAGTTATCGGCTACCTTGCGCTTGACGACTGGGAGTTTGAAAGTTTATTTCCTACGATAGAATGGAAATATCTGACGCATATCAATGCCAGCTTTGCAAGAGTAAAAGCAGACGGCACTCTAAACATTAATCCTGTCCGGAAGAGAATTGAAAGTGTACGTGAAACGGCTCACAAGCATAATGTCAAGATTCTGATATCTTTGGCTAAGAACAGTCCGGGAGAATTCACTACCGCCATCAATGATCCGAAAGCCAGAAAAGAACTGATACAGCAGATTATTGCATTCACTAAAGAATATAAACTGGACGGCTTCGACATCGATTATGAGGAATATGACAACTGGGATAAGAATTTCCCCTCATTATTGGTTTTTGCCAGAGGTTTATACCTGGCAAAAGAGAAAAATATGCTGATGACCTGTGCCGTCAACAGCCGCTGGCTTAATTACGGAACCGAATGGGAGCAATACTTCGACTATATCAACCTGATGAGTTATGACCGGGGAGCGTTTACCGATAAACCGGTCCAGCATGCTTCATACGATGACTTTGTGAAAGACCTCAAATACTGGAATGAACAATGTCGGGCATCCAAAAGTAAAATAGTGGGAGGACTTCCTTTTTATGGATATTCCTGGGAGGAAAGTCTGCAAGGCGCAGTGGATGACGTTCGTGGAATCCGCTATAGCGGCATACTCAAACATCTTGGAAATGAAGCAGCGGACAAGGATAATATAGGCAAGACTTATTATAACGGCCGCCCTACTATAGCCAACAAATGTAAGTTCATCAAAGAAAACGACTATGCCGGCGTGATGATCTGGCAATTATTCCAAGATGCCCACAATGATAACTATGACTTAAAGCTCATAAACGTTGTAGGCAGAGAAATGATGGAATAG